One window from the genome of Serinibacter salmoneus encodes:
- a CDS encoding CoA-binding protein, whose protein sequence is MSTTAWLNPTATERQGILRRSRRVAIVGASGNPSRASYFVASYLLSSSDFEVYLVNPRASEILGQPVYASLADLPHPPDIVDVFRRHDDLPGVLDEALGAGARTLWLQLGSWHDDVARRGHEAGLEVVMDRCLKIEHARFHGGLHLAGFNTGVIDSRRARA, encoded by the coding sequence ATGAGCACGACCGCCTGGCTCAACCCGACCGCCACCGAGCGGCAGGGCATCCTGCGCCGCAGCCGCCGGGTCGCGATCGTGGGCGCCTCCGGCAACCCCTCCCGCGCCTCCTACTTCGTGGCGAGCTACCTGCTGTCCAGCTCCGACTTCGAGGTCTACCTCGTCAACCCGCGGGCGAGTGAGATCCTCGGGCAGCCGGTGTACGCCTCGCTCGCCGACCTCCCGCACCCCCCGGACATCGTGGACGTCTTCCGCCGCCACGACGACCTGCCCGGGGTGCTGGACGAGGCGCTCGGGGCCGGCGCCCGCACCCTCTGGCTGCAGCTGGGTTCCTGGCACGACGACGTGGCTCGCCGCGGGCACGAGGCCGGCCTGGAGGTGGTGATGGACCGCTGCCTGAAGATCGAGCACGCCCGCTTCCACGGCGGTCTGCACCTCGCGGGGTTCAACACCGGGGTGATCGACTCCCGCCGGGCGCGCGCCTAG